The Streptomyces sp. NBC_00162 genome window below encodes:
- a CDS encoding peptide MFS transporter has translation MASSLTRDAADPSTEKTFFGHPRGLATLFMTEMWERFSYYGMRALLVYYLVSGGADAATGSQGGGLAMTAATTTAIYSVYVSMVYLMAMPGGWFGDRVWGARKTVAIAGFVIMAGHLSLALPGQAMFFVGLILVAAGSGLLKANISTMVGHLYDGPEDPRRDGGFTLFYVGINLGAFVAPLVVGTVGKEHNWHMGFALAAVGMGLGLVQFLLGTKHLSPKSSLVPNPLSPEERKAVLTKVVFAVLGIALFYGAVVALGAYTLNWALVPLTLAGLIIPIAVLARIKRDKDLSGSEQSKMTAYIWFFIAAAVFWMIYDQGGSTLSLFADDKTAGTVFGFDFSATWYQSLNPLFVMALAPVFAWLWLWLARKNQEPNTIVKFAMGLVLIGASFFVFIVPMGMATGDVKVSPMWLVSIYMIQTIGELCVSPVGLSVTTKMAPQKYASQMMGVWFLAVTAGDCITSLLSIGGVDLNGTSVIAFQALAAVLAGFAVYSYRKKVQTLMGGVH, from the coding sequence ATGGCTTCCAGCCTGACGAGGGACGCGGCGGATCCGTCCACCGAGAAGACCTTCTTCGGCCACCCCCGTGGCCTGGCCACGCTGTTCATGACCGAGATGTGGGAGCGCTTCTCCTACTACGGCATGCGCGCACTTCTCGTGTACTACCTGGTCTCGGGCGGTGCCGACGCCGCCACGGGCAGCCAGGGCGGCGGCCTCGCGATGACCGCGGCCACCACCACGGCGATCTACTCCGTGTACGTCTCGATGGTCTACCTGATGGCCATGCCGGGCGGATGGTTCGGCGACCGCGTCTGGGGCGCCCGCAAGACGGTCGCGATCGCCGGTTTCGTGATCATGGCTGGTCACCTGTCGCTGGCCCTTCCGGGCCAGGCGATGTTCTTCGTCGGTCTGATCCTGGTGGCGGCCGGTTCCGGTCTGCTCAAGGCCAACATCTCCACGATGGTCGGCCACCTGTACGACGGCCCTGAGGACCCGCGCCGCGACGGTGGCTTCACCCTCTTCTACGTCGGCATCAACCTCGGCGCCTTCGTCGCCCCGCTCGTCGTCGGCACGGTCGGCAAGGAGCACAACTGGCACATGGGCTTCGCCCTCGCCGCCGTCGGCATGGGCCTCGGTCTCGTCCAGTTCCTGCTCGGCACCAAGCACCTGAGCCCGAAGAGCAGCCTGGTCCCGAACCCGCTGTCCCCGGAGGAGCGCAAGGCCGTCCTCACCAAGGTCGTCTTCGCCGTCCTGGGCATCGCCCTCTTCTACGGCGCCGTGGTGGCCCTCGGTGCCTACACGCTCAACTGGGCCCTGGTCCCGCTGACGCTGGCGGGCCTGATCATCCCGATCGCCGTGCTGGCGCGCATCAAGCGCGACAAGGACCTGTCGGGCTCCGAGCAGTCGAAGATGACCGCGTACATCTGGTTCTTCATCGCCGCTGCCGTCTTCTGGATGATCTACGACCAGGGTGGCTCCACGCTGTCCCTGTTCGCGGACGACAAGACCGCCGGCACCGTCTTCGGCTTCGACTTCTCGGCCACCTGGTACCAGTCGCTGAACCCGCTGTTCGTGATGGCCCTGGCCCCGGTCTTCGCCTGGCTGTGGCTGTGGCTGGCCCGCAAGAACCAGGAGCCGAACACCATCGTGAAGTTCGCGATGGGCCTGGTCCTGATCGGTGCCTCGTTCTTCGTCTTCATCGTGCCGATGGGCATGGCGACCGGCGACGTCAAGGTCTCCCCGATGTGGCTGGTCTCGATCTACATGATCCAGACCATCGGCGAGCTGTGCGTCTCCCCGGTCGGCCTCTCCGTCACCACGAAGATGGCCCCGCAGAAGTACGCCTCCCAGATGATGGGTGTCTGGTTCCTCGCGGTCACCGCCGGTGACTGCATCACCAGCCTCCTGTCCATCGGCGGGGTGGACCTCAACGGCACCTCGGTGATCGCCTTCCAGGCGCTCGCCGCGGTCCTGGCCGGTTTCGCGGTCTACTCGTACCGCAAGAAGGTCCAGACCCTCATGGGTGGCGTGCACTGA
- a CDS encoding response regulator transcription factor, with protein sequence MTRVLLAEDDASISEPLARALRREGYEVEVREDGPTALDAGLQGGVDLVVLDLGLPGMDGLEVARRLRAEGHGFPILVLTARADEVDTVVGLDAGADDYVTKPFRLAELLARVRALLRRGANETAQPPATHGVRIDVESHRAWMGEEELQLTAKEFDLLRVLVRDAGRVVTRDQLMREVWDTTWWSSTKTLDMHISWLRKKLGDDAANPRYIATVRGVGFRFEKS encoded by the coding sequence ATGACGCGTGTACTGCTCGCCGAGGACGACGCATCCATCTCGGAACCCCTGGCCCGCGCTCTGCGCCGGGAGGGGTACGAGGTCGAGGTCCGGGAGGACGGCCCCACGGCCCTGGACGCCGGGCTGCAGGGCGGCGTCGACCTCGTCGTCCTGGACCTCGGGCTGCCGGGCATGGATGGCCTGGAAGTGGCCCGCCGGCTGCGTGCCGAGGGCCACGGCTTCCCGATCCTGGTCCTCACCGCCCGCGCGGACGAGGTCGACACGGTCGTCGGCCTCGACGCCGGCGCCGACGACTACGTGACCAAGCCCTTCCGCCTCGCCGAACTGCTGGCCCGGGTCCGGGCCCTGCTCCGGCGCGGCGCGAACGAGACGGCCCAGCCCCCCGCCACCCACGGCGTGCGCATCGACGTCGAATCGCACCGGGCCTGGATGGGGGAGGAGGAGCTCCAGCTCACGGCCAAGGAGTTCGACCTGCTGCGCGTCCTGGTCCGCGACGCCGGCCGGGTCGTCACCCGCGACCAGCTCATGCGCGAGGTCTGGGACACCACCTGGTGGTCCTCCACCAAGACCCTCGACATGCACATCTCCTGGCTGCGCAAGAAGCTGGGCGACGACGCCGCCAACCCCCGCTACATCGCCACCGTCCGGGGCGTCGGCTTCCGCTTCGAGAAGAGCTGA